The Devosia sp. MC521 genome has a segment encoding these proteins:
- a CDS encoding AAA family ATPase, whose product MAITNFGPGRCATLIKNLVKAWPWEATPVGHDWWVDFCSRLDQEGDVTEGIEIQAPEYTGVDAAALDEAVQDLRELREIGSFDGAGKAWDILDDANNARRTEDRDSDDFDAIRVAAGAGADHKDLQMRIYAREGWGDLAANLAALLFLHRAKQTRQLPPPAAATTAPELDVGAIQQLLQVLVAGAREGVVTQAELPELVRQHSQIGIAQVEVNLKGGPQVLLEDGPYHERFPLVLQCIAARQNVALIGPAGSGKTTMAEQVAKALGLSFYFSGAIESEYTAAAAARAWGVTRQTVYAAQAGPKPCPPAILRAIGLRRVTGRRLYQEV is encoded by the coding sequence ATGGCAATCACGAACTTCGGACCCGGCCGCTGCGCCACACTCATCAAGAATCTGGTCAAGGCATGGCCGTGGGAAGCGACCCCCGTCGGCCACGATTGGTGGGTCGATTTCTGCTCTCGTTTGGACCAAGAGGGAGACGTCACCGAAGGCATCGAGATCCAGGCACCCGAGTACACAGGTGTCGACGCCGCGGCGCTGGACGAAGCGGTGCAGGATCTTCGTGAGCTGCGCGAGATCGGTTCTTTCGACGGCGCTGGCAAGGCATGGGACATCCTGGACGACGCCAACAATGCCCGCCGGACCGAGGATCGCGACAGCGATGATTTCGATGCGATCCGGGTGGCAGCTGGCGCAGGAGCCGACCACAAAGATCTCCAGATGCGGATCTATGCCCGAGAGGGTTGGGGCGATCTGGCGGCCAACTTGGCAGCACTACTTTTTCTGCACCGAGCCAAGCAGACCCGCCAGCTACCACCGCCGGCTGCTGCCACCACTGCACCTGAGCTCGACGTCGGCGCCATCCAGCAGCTCCTGCAGGTCCTCGTCGCCGGTGCCCGCGAAGGCGTGGTGACGCAGGCCGAGCTGCCCGAGCTGGTCCGCCAGCATTCCCAGATCGGCATCGCGCAGGTCGAGGTGAACTTGAAGGGCGGTCCGCAGGTCCTCCTTGAGGACGGCCCGTATCATGAGCGCTTCCCGCTGGTGCTGCAGTGCATCGCCGCGCGCCAGAACGTCGCCCTGATCGGCCCGGCCGGCAGCGGCAAGACCACCATGGCCGAGCAGGTCGCGAAGGCCCTCGGGCTGTCGTTCTACTTCTCCGGGGCGATCGAGTCCGAGTACACTGCCGCCGCTGCTGCCCGGGCATGGGGCGTCACCAGGCAGACCGTCTATGCCGCCCAGGCCGGTCCGAAACCTTGCCCGCCGGCGATCCTGCGCGCCATCGGGCTGCGTCGGGTCACCGGGCGCCGGCTCTATCAGGAGGTTTGA
- the cysD gene encoding sulfate adenylyltransferase subunit CysD, whose translation MTTTRLTHLQALEAESIEILREVAASFERPVMMYSIGKDSSVLLHLARKAFYPSKIPFPLLHVDTTFKFREMIAFRDQTAEDYGFDLIRHTNQDGVRDGINPFDHGSSRYTDIMKTAALRQALTAGQYDAAIGGARRDEEKSRAKERVFSHRNASHAWDPKNQRPELWRTFNTRLNPGESMRVFPISNWTELDVWTYIYAENIPIVPLYFAKARPVVERSGTLIMVDDERLPLLPGETPKEEVVRFRTLGCYPLTGAIRSSASDLPSIIMEMQASRTSEREGRLIDSDSVGSMEKKKQEGYF comes from the coding sequence GTGACGACGACACGACTAACCCATCTGCAGGCCCTGGAAGCCGAAAGTATTGAGATCCTGCGGGAGGTTGCGGCGAGCTTCGAGCGTCCCGTGATGATGTACTCCATCGGTAAGGATTCTAGTGTGCTGCTACATTTGGCGCGCAAGGCTTTCTATCCAAGCAAGATTCCTTTCCCGCTCCTACACGTCGATACGACTTTCAAGTTCCGCGAAATGATCGCGTTTCGAGATCAGACGGCTGAGGACTATGGCTTTGATCTGATCCGCCACACCAATCAGGATGGTGTCCGGGATGGGATCAATCCCTTCGATCACGGTTCGTCGCGCTATACTGACATTATGAAAACCGCGGCGCTGCGTCAGGCGCTCACTGCTGGGCAGTATGATGCGGCGATTGGCGGGGCACGGCGAGATGAAGAAAAATCGCGTGCCAAGGAGCGTGTGTTCTCGCATCGCAATGCTTCCCATGCTTGGGATCCGAAGAACCAGCGACCAGAGCTGTGGCGGACGTTTAATACGCGGCTCAATCCCGGTGAGAGCATGCGCGTATTTCCGATCTCCAATTGGACCGAGTTGGACGTGTGGACCTATATCTACGCTGAGAACATTCCAATTGTGCCGCTCTATTTCGCTAAGGCGCGCCCGGTGGTGGAACGCTCTGGCACGCTGATCATGGTCGATGATGAGCGCCTGCCATTGTTGCCCGGTGAGACGCCGAAAGAAGAGGTGGTGCGGTTCCGAACGCTTGGTTGCTATCCGCTCACCGGCGCCATTCGATCTTCGGCCTCAGACCTTCCCAGTATCATCATGGAAATGCAGGCGAGCCGGACCTCGGAACGTGAGGGGCGGTTGATCGACAGCGACTCTGTGGGGTCGATGGAGAAGAAAAAGCAGGAAGGGTATTTCTGA
- a CDS encoding metallophosphoesterase: MSKRHDKHAKPHGRTLFTADPHFGHANIIKTCNRPFSSVGEMDRFMIDAWNSVVAPKDTIYVVGDFAHWRLKGPQIREYFDALNGDKCLVIGNHDHEATIDLPWASKDHRAFLKIDGISIVLDHYAGKTWNKSFHGAIQLFGHSHNQMPGNSQQLDVGVDAWGYMPVSFPEIQARLATLPPFWSPPEVTEDADKDDRYGR; the protein is encoded by the coding sequence ATGTCGAAGCGCCACGACAAGCATGCCAAGCCCCACGGAAGGACACTGTTCACGGCCGATCCGCACTTCGGCCATGCTAACATCATCAAGACCTGCAACCGGCCGTTCTCATCCGTCGGCGAAATGGATCGCTTCATGATCGACGCATGGAACAGTGTCGTCGCGCCGAAGGATACGATCTACGTCGTCGGTGACTTCGCTCACTGGCGGCTGAAGGGACCGCAGATCCGCGAGTACTTCGACGCGTTGAACGGCGACAAGTGCCTCGTCATCGGAAACCACGACCACGAAGCGACCATCGATCTACCGTGGGCGTCGAAGGACCACCGTGCTTTCTTGAAGATCGACGGCATCAGCATCGTGCTCGACCACTACGCCGGCAAGACCTGGAACAAGTCGTTCCACGGGGCGATCCAGTTGTTCGGGCACTCGCACAATCAGATGCCGGGAAATTCCCAGCAGCTCGATGTCGGGGTCGATGCATGGGGGTATATGCCTGTCAGTTTCCCCGAGATCCAAGCCCGCTTGGCCACGCTGCCGCCGTTCTGGTCGCCGCCGGAGGTCACCGAAGACGCCGATAAAGACGATAGATACGGACGATGA
- a CDS encoding ATP-binding cassette domain-containing protein, whose translation MLDAKTPLVEMTDISISFGGIRAVDQASVTLHEGEVVGLLGHNGAGKSTLIKILSGAYKRDSGEIKIKGQSASINNPRDAKAYGIETIYQQLAVADNVDAAANLFLGREITTALGTLDDAAMESKAREVMGRLNPNFRRFKEPVKALSGGQRQSVAIARAILFNARILIMDEPTAALGPQETAQVGELIKQLKSDGIGIFLISHDIHDVFDLADRLVVMKNGQVVGEARTEDVTKDEVLGMIIMGKVPPGATPGPGALKS comes from the coding sequence ATGTTGGATGCAAAAACTCCACTGGTCGAAATGACCGATATCTCTATCTCGTTCGGCGGCATCCGCGCTGTTGATCAGGCCTCGGTGACGCTCCATGAAGGCGAAGTTGTCGGGCTGCTTGGTCACAACGGAGCGGGGAAGTCGACACTGATCAAGATCTTGTCCGGCGCCTATAAGCGCGACAGCGGCGAGATTAAGATCAAAGGCCAAAGCGCCAGCATCAACAATCCTCGCGATGCAAAAGCTTATGGCATCGAGACCATCTACCAGCAGCTAGCGGTGGCAGATAACGTCGATGCTGCGGCCAATCTTTTCCTCGGTCGTGAGATTACCACTGCGCTCGGTACGCTTGACGATGCGGCGATGGAATCCAAAGCGCGTGAAGTGATGGGGCGGCTCAATCCGAATTTCCGTCGCTTTAAAGAGCCAGTGAAGGCGCTGTCCGGTGGTCAGCGTCAATCGGTGGCCATTGCTCGCGCTATTCTGTTTAACGCCCGCATTCTGATCATGGATGAGCCGACCGCTGCACTCGGGCCGCAAGAAACGGCACAGGTGGGGGAGCTGATCAAACAGCTCAAATCGGACGGCATCGGGATTTTCCTTATCAGTCACGATATCCACGATGTCTTCGATTTGGCGGATCGTCTGGTGGTCATGAAGAATGGTCAGGTGGTCGGAGAAGCACGGACTGAAGATGTGACAAAGGACGAAGTCCTGGGCATGATCATCATGGGCAAGGTACCCCCCGGAGCGACGCCGGGGCCGGGAGCCTTAAAGAGCTAA
- a CDS encoding thermonuclease family protein: protein MISTRIIAAITLFATTLGTLPVSGQEFRENFRMCGRERITCVVDGDTIWLRGVNLRLESYDTPEPYNDICGGQAEVALAHRASARLLQLLNGNSFTVDAGGEDRYGRVLATIRIGGTDVGDILIAEGLARRWPNGREFWC, encoded by the coding sequence ATGATCAGTACCCGCATCATCGCCGCCATCACCCTGTTCGCCACCACCCTCGGCACGCTGCCGGTGTCCGGCCAGGAATTCCGCGAGAACTTCCGCATGTGCGGTCGCGAGCGCATCACGTGCGTCGTCGATGGCGACACGATCTGGCTCCGGGGCGTCAACCTGCGGCTCGAGAGCTACGACACGCCCGAGCCCTATAATGATATTTGCGGCGGCCAGGCCGAGGTGGCGCTGGCGCATCGGGCCAGTGCTCGGCTGCTGCAGCTCCTGAATGGCAACTCGTTCACCGTCGATGCCGGCGGCGAGGATCGCTACGGGCGGGTGCTGGCAACGATTCGCATCGGTGGCACGGATGTCGGGGACATCCTGATCGCCGAGGGGCTGGCGCGGCGCTGGCCCAACGGGCGCGAGTTCTGGTGCTAG
- a CDS encoding ROK family protein — MARTVSDSDSLRRQNRSLLLGALRDRGPQSRTVLATTTGLSHASVTAIMQDLLAQKIVTELVSQSSNDSRSRGRPSTLVGFKRDAAYGALFEIDVNRCRLSLVDYSGVLVDRIETELGPASFKDAPPVQFIAERLAALEKRNPSAYAALRRIAISVQGILVRDGTGLKWSPIKHFTGNDITTELTGLTGLPVSLHKRGSLLAEGTRWVDERLQDASIATVFIGSTVAIGLSLDPHATGQSSNGATEFGHMNHSPGGALCRCGARGCIEAYAADYGVLRSAFSVPDTTPPAHSVPTAQYEALISRAQHGDREAIHAFAVAGRAIGYGLARMLSMHDPSHIVIVGPGARALPLMQHEIENALQSALVCRINGIPELIVHMDEKEPIFRGLQMKTLRDIDHLDFAPLSTSDRILGK, encoded by the coding sequence GTGGCGCGGACCGTCAGCGATAGCGATAGCCTGCGTCGGCAGAACCGCAGCCTGCTGCTTGGCGCACTGCGCGATCGCGGCCCTCAATCCCGCACGGTCCTAGCGACCACTACTGGCCTCAGCCACGCCAGCGTCACCGCCATCATGCAGGATCTGCTAGCGCAGAAGATTGTTACCGAATTGGTCAGCCAGAGCAGCAATGACAGCCGCTCGCGTGGTCGCCCTTCGACACTAGTCGGTTTTAAGCGCGATGCAGCCTATGGCGCGCTCTTTGAGATTGACGTCAATCGCTGCCGCCTGTCGCTCGTTGACTATAGTGGCGTACTCGTTGATCGGATCGAGACCGAACTTGGCCCCGCCAGTTTCAAGGACGCCCCGCCAGTACAGTTTATCGCAGAACGGTTGGCCGCACTCGAAAAACGCAATCCAAGCGCCTATGCCGCGCTACGCCGGATAGCCATATCGGTCCAAGGTATTCTGGTCCGCGATGGGACTGGACTTAAATGGTCACCGATAAAGCACTTCACTGGCAATGATATCACCACTGAACTCACTGGCTTAACCGGCCTGCCAGTGTCGCTACACAAGCGCGGTAGCCTGTTGGCCGAAGGCACACGTTGGGTTGATGAGCGTCTACAGGACGCAAGCATCGCAACGGTATTCATCGGCTCCACCGTTGCCATTGGGCTCAGCCTAGATCCCCATGCCACAGGACAAAGCAGTAACGGCGCCACCGAGTTCGGCCATATGAACCACAGCCCTGGCGGTGCCCTTTGCCGCTGTGGTGCCCGTGGGTGCATTGAGGCCTATGCCGCCGACTATGGCGTACTGCGCTCGGCTTTCTCGGTCCCCGACACTACGCCCCCGGCCCACTCTGTGCCTACGGCTCAATACGAGGCGCTGATTTCTCGGGCGCAACACGGTGATCGTGAAGCCATACACGCATTTGCCGTCGCCGGTCGCGCCATTGGCTACGGGCTCGCTCGCATGCTTTCCATGCACGACCCTAGCCACATCGTCATCGTCGGCCCGGGCGCACGCGCCTTGCCCTTGATGCAACATGAGATAGAAAACGCCCTACAAAGCGCCCTCGTCTGCCGCATAAATGGCATTCCTGAGCTGATCGTCCACATGGACGAAAAAGAACCCATCTTCCGCGGTCTGCAAATGAAAACGCTCCGCGACATCGATCACCTCGACTTCGCCCCACTCTCGACTTCCGATAGAATATTGGGCAAATAG
- the xylF gene encoding D-xylose ABC transporter substrate-binding protein, whose product MNKFAAVLLASTVLAGSAIAQDEITVGVSWNNFQEERWKTDEAAIKGILDAAGAKYISADAQSSASKQLTDIESLISQGADAIIVLAQDSEAVGPAVAAAVAEGIPVVGYDRLIENPDAFYLTFDNKEVGRLQASGVAAVVAEGNFVFIKGNSADPNADFLFEGQMEVLKAGIDAGKIKNVGEAYTDNWNPEVAQANMEQFLTANNNEVDAVVASNDGTAGGAIAALAAQGLAGSVPVSGQDGDHAALNRIALGTQTVSVWKDARELGKKAAEVALELAGGKALNEVTGVVPFSGGPKGVEMNAFFIAPVAITKDNLNVVIDAGWVSKDVVCQGVAAGSVSAC is encoded by the coding sequence ATGAACAAGTTTGCAGCAGTTCTGCTTGCATCGACTGTGCTTGCCGGATCGGCCATTGCGCAGGATGAGATTACCGTTGGCGTGTCTTGGAATAACTTCCAGGAAGAACGCTGGAAAACCGACGAAGCCGCTATCAAGGGTATCTTGGATGCCGCTGGTGCGAAGTATATTTCTGCTGACGCGCAGTCGTCGGCTTCCAAGCAGCTCACCGATATCGAAAGCCTGATCAGCCAGGGCGCTGACGCTATCATCGTTCTGGCGCAGGACAGCGAAGCTGTTGGGCCGGCGGTGGCAGCAGCAGTAGCTGAAGGCATTCCAGTCGTTGGTTATGACCGTCTGATCGAAAATCCAGACGCTTTTTACCTCACCTTCGATAACAAGGAAGTGGGCCGCCTACAGGCTTCAGGTGTTGCTGCCGTCGTCGCGGAAGGCAATTTTGTCTTCATCAAGGGCAACTCGGCTGACCCCAACGCGGACTTCCTGTTCGAAGGCCAGATGGAAGTGCTGAAGGCTGGTATCGATGCTGGCAAGATCAAGAATGTCGGCGAGGCCTATACCGACAACTGGAACCCGGAAGTCGCTCAGGCGAACATGGAGCAGTTCCTGACCGCCAATAACAATGAAGTCGACGCCGTTGTCGCTTCGAATGACGGCACTGCCGGTGGCGCGATTGCAGCTCTTGCCGCCCAGGGGCTCGCTGGTTCTGTACCAGTGTCCGGGCAGGACGGCGATCATGCTGCGCTCAATCGCATTGCGCTCGGCACTCAGACCGTTTCGGTTTGGAAAGACGCACGTGAGCTTGGCAAGAAAGCCGCTGAAGTGGCGCTCGAGTTGGCTGGTGGGAAGGCGCTGAACGAAGTGACTGGCGTTGTGCCGTTCTCCGGCGGTCCAAAGGGCGTCGAAATGAACGCGTTCTTCATCGCGCCTGTCGCCATCACCAAAGACAACCTCAACGTTGTGATCGACGCTGGCTGGGTCTCTAAGGACGTTGTTTGTCAGGGTGTAGCTGCCGGTTCGGTCTCTGCCTGCTGA
- a CDS encoding mannose-1-phosphate guanylyltransferase/mannose-6-phosphate isomerase encodes MNHPVIPVILAGGQGTRLWPMSRAARPKQFLPLTGEKSLYQLTLERVARPDVYAAPIVITNSEYRFIVAEQAAECHQSLAAILLEPVARNTAVAIASAAVYARQKFGEDAILHILASDHDIDASADYYSAVTRAANAARAGKLVTFGIAPTHPETGYGYIQSAASVGAEAQPVDRFVEKPNLDRATEMLATGGYLWNSGMFMLAAQAILEECEALAPETYRAATDAVASAKSDLDFVRLDEASFAQAPNISIDYAIFEKTKKAAVIAVDFAWSDLGSWDAVWKNSSRDASGNLVQGKATLENVSQSLVISDHAHVAVNGLDNVAVIATNDAVYVGKLSEAQKVGDIVKRLRKDEATAPLTEIHRTAYRPWGGYSSILSGDRFQVKRLFVKPGKKLSLQKHHHRAEHWIVVRGTALVTIDGTVTEISENQSIYLPLGCVHRLANPGKILLELIEVQTGSYLGEDDIIRIEDEFGRS; translated from the coding sequence GTGAACCATCCCGTTATTCCTGTCATTCTCGCTGGCGGTCAGGGCACACGTCTATGGCCGATGTCCCGCGCGGCACGCCCAAAGCAGTTTCTGCCGCTCACCGGAGAGAAAAGCCTCTATCAACTCACGCTTGAGCGCGTTGCACGGCCCGACGTTTATGCAGCGCCGATCGTCATCACCAATAGCGAGTATCGCTTCATCGTGGCCGAGCAGGCCGCGGAATGTCATCAGTCGCTTGCCGCAATTTTGCTTGAACCAGTGGCCCGAAACACAGCTGTCGCTATCGCGAGCGCCGCCGTTTATGCACGACAGAAGTTCGGTGAGGATGCAATCCTTCACATTCTGGCATCAGATCACGACATCGACGCATCGGCCGACTACTATAGCGCCGTGACGCGCGCGGCCAATGCTGCGCGTGCGGGCAAGCTCGTCACCTTTGGCATTGCCCCCACACATCCTGAAACGGGCTATGGCTATATCCAATCAGCAGCGAGTGTCGGTGCGGAAGCGCAGCCGGTTGACCGCTTTGTTGAAAAGCCAAACCTAGATCGTGCAACGGAAATGCTGGCAACAGGCGGATATCTTTGGAACTCCGGAATGTTCATGCTGGCCGCTCAAGCAATCCTTGAGGAGTGTGAAGCGCTAGCTCCTGAGACCTATAGAGCGGCCACAGACGCCGTGGCTTCTGCCAAGAGCGATCTCGATTTTGTTCGTCTCGATGAGGCTAGCTTCGCCCAAGCGCCGAACATTTCCATAGACTACGCTATCTTCGAGAAAACCAAAAAAGCGGCGGTCATAGCCGTAGATTTCGCATGGTCAGATCTCGGCAGCTGGGACGCCGTCTGGAAGAACAGTTCTCGTGACGCGTCTGGAAACCTTGTGCAAGGAAAAGCGACGCTCGAAAACGTATCGCAGTCCCTCGTTATTTCCGACCACGCCCACGTTGCGGTCAACGGCCTCGACAATGTCGCTGTAATCGCGACAAACGACGCCGTCTATGTCGGAAAACTATCCGAGGCGCAAAAGGTCGGCGACATCGTTAAACGCCTCCGCAAGGACGAGGCCACTGCTCCGCTCACTGAAATCCACCGAACGGCATACCGGCCTTGGGGTGGATATTCGTCGATCCTTAGCGGCGACCGTTTCCAAGTGAAGCGCCTGTTCGTTAAGCCGGGTAAAAAGCTGAGCTTGCAGAAGCATCACCACCGCGCTGAACATTGGATTGTGGTGCGCGGAACTGCGCTCGTCACCATCGACGGCACAGTCACGGAAATTTCGGAAAACCAGTCGATCTACTTGCCCCTCGGTTGCGTCCATCGCCTGGCGAACCCCGGCAAGATTCTATTGGAGTTGATCGAAGTTCAAACGGGCTCTTATTTAGGCGAGGATGACATCATCCGCATCGAAGACGAATTCGGTCGTAGCTAA
- a CDS encoding sugar ABC transporter permease, producing the protein MAVLPATSNISHPSSNVQNPLQRFLLATEIDTRLLGMVGALAIIWIGFHIFSGGLFLTPRNLWNLSVQTASVAVMVTGMVLVIVTRNIDLSVGSILGVVGMIMGVTQTQFLPINLGLGLGHPMIWSLSLVIGLACGVGIGAIQGAIIAYLRVPAFIVTLGGYLVWRGAAWWVTAGRTVAPMDSTFQLIGGGPSGSVGAFWSWVIGLAACAAIVGGLYLGRRQRHRFQFPQRPIWAEVALAVIGCGLTIGAVLVANGYPWPTRIAANYAQANGITVPEGGLFISHGIAIPVLIALGVGVVMTFLATRTRFGRYVYAMGGNPEAAELAGINTRWVTVKIFMLMGGLCAIAAAISSARLNAATNALGTLDELYVIAAAVIGGTSLAGGVGTIAGALLGALVMQSLQSGMVLMGMDSPLQSIVVGIVLVFAVWLDTLYRRNKL; encoded by the coding sequence ATGGCCGTTTTACCAGCCACATCGAATATTTCACATCCGAGTAGCAATGTGCAGAACCCGCTTCAGAGGTTCTTGCTGGCTACGGAGATCGATACGCGTCTGCTGGGCATGGTCGGCGCTTTGGCGATCATTTGGATCGGCTTTCATATTTTCTCAGGTGGTCTGTTTCTGACCCCGCGCAATCTTTGGAATCTCTCAGTCCAAACTGCGTCTGTGGCAGTGATGGTCACTGGCATGGTGCTGGTGATCGTGACGCGCAATATTGATCTGTCCGTCGGCTCCATACTTGGTGTGGTCGGCATGATTATGGGCGTGACGCAGACCCAGTTCCTGCCGATCAACCTCGGTCTTGGCTTGGGCCATCCGATGATTTGGTCGCTTTCGCTGGTTATCGGCCTCGCCTGTGGTGTTGGCATTGGGGCCATTCAGGGCGCAATTATCGCTTATCTGCGTGTGCCGGCCTTTATTGTCACCTTGGGTGGCTACCTCGTCTGGCGGGGCGCTGCATGGTGGGTCACGGCGGGGCGCACTGTGGCTCCGATGGATTCCACTTTCCAGCTCATCGGCGGCGGCCCTTCTGGGTCTGTCGGGGCGTTTTGGAGCTGGGTGATCGGTCTTGCGGCCTGTGCGGCTATTGTCGGTGGGCTTTATCTTGGTCGCCGTCAGCGCCATCGGTTCCAGTTCCCACAGCGGCCAATTTGGGCTGAAGTTGCCTTGGCAGTCATCGGTTGCGGCCTAACTATTGGTGCAGTTTTGGTGGCCAATGGCTATCCGTGGCCGACACGCATCGCCGCCAATTATGCGCAGGCGAATGGGATTACTGTACCAGAAGGCGGGTTGTTCATTTCCCATGGCATCGCCATTCCAGTGCTGATCGCTTTGGGTGTGGGCGTGGTGATGACATTCCTTGCCACTCGCACGCGCTTTGGTCGCTACGTCTATGCCATGGGTGGCAATCCGGAAGCGGCGGAACTCGCCGGGATCAATACCCGTTGGGTGACGGTGAAGATTTTCATGCTGATGGGTGGCCTCTGCGCCATTGCAGCGGCGATTTCCTCGGCCCGACTGAACGCCGCAACCAATGCACTTGGTACGCTCGATGAACTCTATGTCATTGCGGCTGCCGTGATTGGCGGAACGTCCCTCGCAGGTGGGGTGGGCACGATTGCCGGTGCTTTGCTGGGTGCATTGGTAATGCAGTCGTTACAGTCCGGCATGGTGCTTATGGGCATGGATAGCCCGCTGCAATCCATCGTTGTTGGTATCGTTTTGGTGTTCGCAGTGTGGCTCGACACGCTGTACCGCCGGAACAAGCTTTAG
- the cysN gene encoding sulfate adenylyltransferase subunit CysN, with translation MSAVMALAENDLDIWLGQQKEKSLLRFLTCGSVDDGKSTLIGRLLYDSQQILDDQLASLKKESRNRSVGDEGIDFSLLVDGLGAEREQGITIDVAYRFFSTDKRKFIVADTPGHEQYTRNMATGASNADLALVLIDARKGVLTQTRRHSFILSLIGVKHVVLVVNKIDLVDYDQGVFDRIVSEYGAFAETLGFKTLAAIPVSALRGDNIVTTIGQTPWYTGLPLVPYLETINVSSDRSADQFRFPVQWVNRPNLDFRGFSGTIATGSIAVGDEVLVASSRKPAVINRIVTMDGDLSQAGAGQAVTLVLDREVEVSRGEVLSRPGETPEFSNQFQARLVWMHEEPAFAGRSYLLKIGGQLVPATITDIKYRTNVNTLEHAAATKVDLNEVATVTLATDKAIAFDPYGTNAVTGGFILIDRLSNATLAAGTIDFGLRRAQNLTYQSFDVNREVRARLKGQEPRIIWFTGLSGSGKSSIANLLEKRLTAEGRHAYILDGDNVRHGLNKDLGFTEAARVENIRRVSEVAKLMADAGLIVLVSFISPFENERRLAREIAGDIEFTEVYVDTPIEVCEARDPKGLYKKARAGEIKNFTGIDSPFEVPRQPELVLHGAEGETVELADQLHIFLKL, from the coding sequence ATGTCTGCTGTTATGGCTCTTGCGGAGAATGATCTCGATATCTGGCTCGGTCAGCAGAAGGAGAAATCGCTGCTGCGCTTCCTCACCTGTGGGAGCGTGGATGACGGTAAATCGACGCTGATTGGGCGGTTGCTCTATGACAGCCAGCAGATCTTGGACGATCAGTTGGCGAGCTTAAAGAAAGAGTCGCGCAATCGCAGCGTTGGTGATGAGGGAATTGATTTTTCGCTCTTGGTTGATGGGCTGGGTGCTGAGCGGGAGCAAGGCATTACTATTGACGTAGCCTATCGGTTTTTCTCGACCGACAAGCGCAAGTTCATTGTCGCCGATACGCCGGGGCACGAGCAATATACCCGCAACATGGCGACGGGGGCTTCGAACGCGGATCTGGCGCTGGTGCTGATCGATGCGCGCAAGGGCGTGCTGACTCAGACGCGCCGCCACAGTTTTATTCTCTCGCTCATCGGCGTGAAGCACGTGGTGCTGGTGGTCAATAAGATCGACTTGGTGGATTACGACCAAGGGGTGTTTGATCGGATCGTGTCTGAATACGGGGCCTTTGCTGAGACTCTGGGCTTTAAGACGCTGGCCGCCATTCCTGTGTCGGCACTGCGAGGGGATAATATCGTGACCACGATTGGGCAGACGCCCTGGTATACGGGCCTGCCGCTGGTGCCGTATCTGGAGACGATTAATGTTTCGTCGGACCGGAGTGCAGACCAGTTTCGATTTCCCGTGCAATGGGTGAACCGGCCCAATCTCGATTTTCGCGGGTTCTCAGGCACGATAGCGACGGGCAGTATCGCGGTGGGGGACGAGGTTTTGGTTGCCTCATCGCGTAAGCCCGCAGTGATCAACCGGATTGTCACTATGGATGGCGACCTCTCCCAGGCAGGCGCCGGACAGGCGGTGACGCTGGTGCTGGATCGTGAAGTAGAGGTGTCGCGTGGCGAGGTCTTGTCTCGGCCCGGGGAAACACCGGAGTTTTCCAATCAGTTTCAGGCGCGGCTGGTCTGGATGCATGAAGAGCCCGCTTTTGCTGGGCGTTCCTATTTGCTGAAAATCGGTGGGCAGCTGGTCCCTGCGACGATTACCGACATCAAATACCGCACCAACGTCAATACGCTGGAGCACGCCGCAGCGACAAAGGTTGATCTCAACGAAGTCGCGACGGTGACGCTGGCGACGGATAAGGCGATTGCGTTTGATCCGTATGGGACGAACGCGGTGACGGGCGGGTTTATTCTGATTGATCGTTTGAGCAATGCGACGCTGGCCGCGGGGACGATCGACTTTGGCCTTCGCCGAGCCCAAAACCTGACGTATCAAAGTTTTGACGTTAACCGGGAGGTGCGGGCGCGTCTAAAGGGCCAGGAGCCGCGGATCATCTGGTTCACCGGGCTATCCGGCTCTGGAAAGTCGTCCATTGCCAATTTGCTGGAGAAACGCCTGACGGCCGAAGGCCGACACGCCTATATCTTGGACGGTGACAATGTTCGCCACGGGCTCAACAAGGACCTTGGGTTCACTGAGGCGGCGCGAGTAGAAAACATCCGACGTGTGTCGGAAGTGGCTAAGCTTATGGCGGACGCCGGGCTGATTGTACTCGTGTCGTTTATCTCACCCTTTGAGAATGAACGGCGGTTGGCGCGTGAGATAGCGGGCGATATCGAGTTTACCGAAGTCTATGTCGATACGCCGATTGAGGTCTGTGAGGCACGGGACCCGAAGGGTCTCTACAAGAAGGCGCGGGCTGGGGAGATCAAGAATTTTACCGGCATAGACTCGCCATTTGAAGTGCCGAGGCAGCCAGAATTGGTATTGCACGGAGCGGAAGGGGAGACAGTCGAGCTGGCGGATCAGCTTCACATCTTCCTCAAGCTCTAA